CAAATTCACAGCTCCAAAACCAGATAATACAGCCATGACAGTCACACCAATGACCCCAATTCTGCTCACCAACTGAGGTGTAGTGAAAAAtcctaagaaacaaaatcatgaGGATAAAGACAGCTAGCAACTGCATAAAATACTTTAACAGAAACTATATCCTCTAAGAAAAATTCTACATAAAAATGGTTTCACAAAGctaaatagtaaaattttgcAGAAAGCCAAACTTTTTTTAGGTCACAGAGATACGACGTAAAAGTAAAGTTTGATAGAACTGAAGAATTTCCATCTAGAAGGAAATGGGTTTGCAGATACTGAACACCAAATTTGAGACTATGATACAACTATTATTTTGGTACTGGATAAATTAACCTGCACCAAACAATGTCATCCAAAGAGGAAATAATTGTCTTATTCAACATGAGTGCAGCTTTAACTCTTTCGCATAAAAAGAGTGTGGACAGCAAAGTAAAGAATGATGTAGGGTGCTAAAGAGATGGCAATAAAGATCATTTCATGGTCGGATGGATCCCTGGATAACTGGAAGCCATTAAAAAAAAGCATGCAACAATAGATTCGGTAAGAGGCTGTGGATATATCTTACCCCTCTCCATTctccattataaaaaattaaatgctaACCTTTATCTGGAGAAGGCATTGGAAAATGAATACCCAGTCGCCAAAAACCATAAAGAAAAGCCAACAAGAATAGAACAGCACCAAGCGAAGCACGTTCCTTTCTAACACCTGAAACACAAAGTTGACCGTATAGTGACAATTGGTAGAACGACAAAAAGAGGGGAAGGGGAAAAATAGGTAAGTTTGGATCTATTGTTAGTCTTTTCCCTTTAGAGCATTAGTAGCAAAAACTTAAGgtgaaaaatttaatgatgAAAGTACTTGAATGAATCTTGACCCCAAACATTAGCATGCTATTCCCTCCAAATCATAAGTGATAAACAAAGGAAACTTCTTGTACAATAAAAAGAGTTGCtgaaagtataaaaaattgccGAAACCAGCCACCAACAGTCTCATGCACACAACCATCCACGCAATATGAACACACAAATATAGGGAAAATcaacatacataaaaaaactttaaatgTGGAGTTGGAGATTGTCAAACTTACCACTATTACAAAGCATCAGATAGCAATGATAGTATGGCAACATGAAGACGAGCAACATTATCAGACAAAACAAATCCACCTTCCAATTCATCCATCTTGCCCTACAGACAATAGCAACTGAGATCAAAGTTCTAAAAAGCCTCCATCAAAGAAGGGACAAAATATATGACAGCGATAGCATGAAAGAGCCAAGGCCTCCTACATGTATGCAAAATTAACTCAGCTCTTTTATACTTAATCATGGGATCCATGTAAAATCCACCAATTCAGAAGATTTATGTAATCCAGATTCAAGAAGAATGTGCAGTTATCTTACACCGTTACAAACATGACCATTCATTAGAAGCATTTCACAAACAGGAAATTTAAGATAAAACCTGAAATCCAAATGGCAGATTGAGCAGAAAGTAAAACTAGACTACtaacaaattgatgaaaagCTTACTCTTTGGAGAGAATGGGAATGATCTCGAAGAGGACAAGCTGAAAGAGATTGCAAGAGAAAGCAAAGACAACACTGAATATGATTTGGACCAATACCCGCTTCTCCTCGTACTCCTTGTAAAGCCGCCTGTTCAAGAACCATAGCCCACCCCAACCCAGCAGTAGCAGCGATCCCACCGCCACCACTCCCTCGTAAACCGCGGTTCCCCACCCCATTTGCTTCTTCGTTCCTGGGTTTACTCCGGATTTACCTCAGATTCACGGTTCTCTCAACTCCGTTCTTCAACCCACCACCACTCCGGTTTGGCGGTTGTCATCAATGCTTGACGGGAAGCTCTTTAAACAATGAAACAACACGAATTAAGAGAAACCCTAATCGAATTTGTAAAAAGGGAGATATCCCAGATCGATCAAGCATAAATTCCAATACAATACTGATTTCTCTTGCAACAAATTTGCTTAGCACAGTGCTAGAGTATGAATTCGCAATATACAATCGCTATGTCAGCAAATActcctaattaaaatttgaaattcattccCAGGGTGGGGTTTCAACTCTCAACTCAATAATTGTAAAATACTATTCCCTTTTCCggtcatttttttatgtatccATTCTTGTTTTGGAACAAAGTTATAATACGGATTGAACAGGCAAacaatttgtttggtaaaagTTTGGTAAGTTAGTATTATCGATTTATTAGTTTAGaggatgtataatttaaaatgtgttatttcaatattagaaatttattgagaaaataaaataataataataaattgatcagaAAAATACCGCTTACGAaactatactatatataattgaaaggGTGTGAATTGGtgtcttaattattttgatattttcattttaatatatattttgatttaataactTCTCACCCACGCACTCTTCTAACTTTCATTCCCCCACTATCTTTTgctagtaattttttttcttgtgcattttttgacataattattttataaatttaatattaatattattatatatattttattaaataataaatatattattttaaataatattatataatttgcacGACAAATTactagtatttataaataatacatagaaatTTCAGCTCTCGTGTATGTATCAttgttacaaatatatatatatatatatatatataatgctcacaattgaaaaaaacaaattgtaTTATTCCATATTTGTTAAAGATGATGGATCCATTAAATACAGTGAGAGGCATCGGATCAAATCATGAAATAAACCCCAACAATCATCCAATCCAACCCTACCACAACTTAGCTGTTATGAGTTGATAATCAATCTTGAATTTTaggggaaaagaaaatccTACCAAAATAGGGTCGTCATACATGATTTGAGTACTTTCATACCGTTAAAGGTTGGTTGGTAAGTCGATGACCTGATCTTGAATTTAAGAGGAGAACGCTCTACAAAACCAGGGTAGGTAGAAGGAGAATGCGGAGTGGTGGAAGGCCCTTAAGAGTGAGAAGAGATCAAATGTGCTAAACCCATTAATTGTAACATCAAAAGTGCAACATACTCTACATCCTTTGCCGTGTGAGatcaaaagtgcaatttttccctttttcatGGATAGCTGGCAATACTTCCACCAGTTTCTACTTTGATCAATTCAATCTTTCGAGCTAGTTAACTCATTGCTCTTAACGACAACAAACAATCCCCTGCAATGGTACATTCAAGAACGGCAGTGTTTTCGACTAAAAGGTAACCTTTTAGTCAGTGCAGTATCACAGcagttttgtatattttcacatatttgaTCATTGTCACAACGTCTGCAAGAGGCGGTAAAAGTTCTACCAAACCGATTAAATCAAGTAAAATACAGATAAAGTTACAAATCCATAGATCAACAAAATGTATCtcacataaaaagaaaattcaggaTCTTTTAACGTGAATTCATCCGCCTACATTTAATACTGCATCATGTTTTACCTTGCTGCAGCTCTTGCACTCATAGATGAATGGTAATTGGTGCTTCTCTGTTTTCTGTATGAAGAGTAGACATCGTCATATTGACTCGGCTCATTTGGATCAGCCGTTGCCCCAAGTCCCAATCTGCCAGAACTACTTGATCCAGGTTTTCGTTCTACACTTCCATCAGCAAGAGTTCCAGTATCTGGGTCGATGTTTAGGCTAGGAGGTGGAGGGATGCAAGCTCCTCCCTTACGGGCTGGAAGCTCTCTTTCATATTCATAGTCGTCATCATCCCTTGATTCTGATGACTTCATGGGTCCTTCAGATGGGTTAACCTCTCCTATCTCTCTAAAGAATTTTGACACTCTCTCGAGAATTTCTGACTGTGATACATTTGATGGTGGAATCACAGTGGGAATATCCAGAGGGCTCATTGGAGAGTAAGGCACCCCACTACCAATCTGCATCTTTCTGACCATACCTGGAATAAGACCAGGTGGAAACAAAGGGTAAGGGGGAAGTTTTTCACCAACTTTGCCGGGAGTAGGTGCCGTTTGTAGATTTGATGGTTGAACAGCGGAAGGCACAGGCAACGATCCAGTAAACCCACTGGGAGGAATTGAACTGGGATGAAATTGCTGGGCTGGCAGAGATGATACTGAAGGAGCTTGTTTTTCTGCATATTCTTGATCCGGTGTATTTGAAATGGAGTTGTGCTTATCAGGCTGCCATGAGTTATGGTTCGCCACCTGGTGCGGTCCTATTACAGAGAGGTAAGCATGAAGGTCAAATACATTGGTTTATCAAAAAAGACGAGCAACAATAATGCACATATTAGGAGACAGCCACTAGCCGATTCTTATTGCTAATCCTCCAGAAATGCAAAAGGTGGATTAGTGCAGATACCTGGGCCAGCAGAATGATCTCCTGCCACAGCAGCTGCACCTGCATGAGGACCTGGAAAAGGATTTGGTGGCATCCCACTCATCATCTCATTTTCAAGCGAGAAGATGGTATCTTGATCATACACTTCCTTTGTGGCCCAGAATTGTAAGATTTTCTGAAGACGTGACTGGTTTTCCTCTTTGTTCTGCGGGTTGTGGTATATCCTTCCCAGCATAGAACCCAAAACTGGCTTAAAGGCAAGCGCCTCATTATCAAGCTCTTGAGGGTTGATTCGCCTCTGCAAGCTGTATATTTCAGGAACCACACATAAATACGTGATAAAACCAAATTGGATTCTCGGGTATATAGCGGACCTTAAATTTTCATAGGTCGAAGTATTTGCTTGTATTCTTACTACCTCATAATGAATCTATTATCTAAGACAAAAATTTGCCTAGATACACCTGAAAGTGATCAACTGCTTGCATGAGATTGGTATTAATAGCGAAAAAATATTTCGTGCAAACACACCACACAAGAGTTtaaaaagcagaaaaaaaaacacttacTTGGTCAAGTACTCCCATTTCACAGTGTGCACAAAGGAGTATGAAAGCCATGTAactataattgatattttaaccAGGGCGGTATAGTCCATTTTACTCTAAATGATTGCTCAATCAGAAATGGAAGAAACTCATAATAATCTTT
The window above is part of the Sesamum indicum cultivar Zhongzhi No. 13 linkage group LG2, S_indicum_v1.0, whole genome shotgun sequence genome. Proteins encoded here:
- the LOC105178912 gene encoding calcium homeostasis endoplasmic reticulum protein encodes the protein MDRQPHDYGPPMTYGQQQQATNMQQQQQYGYHPQHQQFPPSVHGPPFLPPHPSLQQFPYPRPMQQAQLYPHLPPHPHLHQQSQASFPQHVPPHLAPSPFHSPYESAPPPAPPPSDPELQKRIDKLVEYAVKNGPEFEAVVREREQDNPAYGFLFGGEGHNYYRYKLWMATRPLMGPFSPPFPSSMPVMHPPNPMLNSAPHNAPNAAAVSPSVLGSAHLQQPPFPPFYEQQHPHHSQPLVGHSRPEFDQPYRPFKGLSRPLPSDVEMELNGVLNNLTGTKESIKGAKTWFMQRSPFVPALAEALRDRVFSLDDSERQLHIVYLANDILFDSLQRRINPQELDNEALAFKPVLGSMLGRIYHNPQNKEENQSRLQKILQFWATKEVYDQDTIFSLENEMMSGMPPNPFPGPHAGAAAVAGDHSAGPGPHQVANHNSWQPDKHNSISNTPDQEYAEKQAPSVSSLPAQQFHPSSIPPSGFTGSLPVPSAVQPSNLQTAPTPGKVGEKLPPYPLFPPGLIPGMVRKMQIGSGVPYSPMSPLDIPTVIPPSNVSQSEILERVSKFFREIGEVNPSEGPMKSSESRDDDDYEYERELPARKGGACIPPPPSLNIDPDTGTLADGSVERKPGSSSSGRLGLGATADPNEPSQYDDVYSSYRKQRSTNYHSSMSARAAAR